In one window of Candidatus Scalindua sp. DNA:
- a CDS encoding DNA polymerase III subunit alpha yields MKNDFVHLHVHSEYSLLDGACRIRDLIDRAKSLKMNSLALTDHGNMFGTIKFYECAREKGIKPVIGFETYVTPESRLKKEGGKGDLYHVTLLAENNDGYKNLLKLTTASYLDGFYYKPRIDKEILNQHSDGIICLSGCMQSEINQHFLKGNSDKAFESATQYKDIFGVDNFYIELQDNNIEGQGGLVKKGMALSKELGLQTVVTNDVHYMNPEDAYAHDVLLCINTGRTLNESNRMRFTSNEFYFKTRKQMEENFRELPEALSNTVKISDRCNVELNFHEMHLPRFVVDEKSPCYKPGITNPEFLREICRSGAREIYQTISPEINERLEHELKVIEETGFVDYFLIVGDFIDFANRTHIPATGRGSGAGSLVAYVLGITNVDPIKYDLLFERFLNAERLSMPDLDIDFCAEGREKVIQYVRQKYGGDSNVAQIITFGRMKAKGVIRDVGRVMNIPLFVVDKVAKLIPPTLGISLKDALKQEPELKALYENDKQIKELFDISAKLEGLSRHASTHAAGVVVSDEPLTNYIPLAKNKDTVITQFDGETLVEKIGLLKADFLGVRKFTVIDKATKLIKATTGKEIDVSKIPLDDRKTYTLLSLGDVKGVFQVETSSGFRDLLLKLKPDKFEDILPLVALYRPGPLQSGMVDTFINCRHGREEVSYLHPKLEPLLKETYGLIVYQEQVMRIANRLGGFSLNEADNLRKAMGKKKPEVMAKFKNQFIEGAVHREISKEVAVKIFELMEYFAGYGFNKSHSAAYAMICYQTAYLKANFPTQYMAAQMTCEKQNNDKIVDYMNECRRMGIEVLPPSINESYSDFTMISENRILCGLGVIKNVGEKAIESIISARKMDGKFTSIYDFCERIDLRLVNKQVIESLVKAGCFSELPGHGAQFLEGIETLLQLGNRLNRDRRMGQMTLFGNMGDDMGSGEYHHLPEIERWSEKELLKAEKDALGFYVTSHPLKRYEALIKKHSNTSTGILPELSDGAEIFLGGVLESIKITTTKKGAPIAYFAIEDGEGVVKCVLFKDNLATQKDLLQTDEVVFIKGNVSFRDTEPSIRVTSIVLAKELEKSAKRGTSQDATITLNYSQINDNLLYRLKDILLENNGECPVYIEFEIPSKEVVKIKTSEKYFVSLTDKVRTQLSDLIGAGCLVS; encoded by the coding sequence ATGAAAAATGATTTTGTCCATTTACATGTACATAGTGAGTATAGTCTGCTGGATGGCGCATGCAGGATCAGGGATCTTATTGACAGGGCAAAGTCCTTAAAGATGAACAGCCTGGCATTGACAGACCACGGTAATATGTTTGGGACAATCAAGTTTTACGAATGCGCAAGAGAAAAGGGGATAAAACCCGTCATTGGTTTTGAGACGTATGTCACTCCGGAAAGTAGACTGAAAAAAGAGGGTGGAAAGGGGGATTTGTACCATGTAACACTTCTGGCGGAAAATAATGACGGGTATAAAAATCTTTTAAAATTAACCACCGCTTCGTATCTTGATGGATTTTATTATAAACCCAGAATAGACAAGGAGATATTAAATCAGCATTCAGACGGAATCATCTGCCTGAGCGGATGCATGCAGTCTGAGATAAACCAGCATTTCCTGAAAGGAAACAGCGATAAGGCCTTTGAATCGGCGACTCAATATAAAGATATATTCGGGGTAGATAATTTCTATATTGAACTACAGGACAACAATATTGAGGGGCAGGGTGGTCTCGTCAAAAAGGGGATGGCATTGAGTAAAGAACTGGGATTACAGACAGTTGTTACAAATGATGTGCACTACATGAACCCTGAAGATGCTTATGCCCATGATGTACTGTTATGTATCAATACCGGCAGAACATTGAATGAATCTAATAGAATGCGCTTTACGTCTAATGAGTTTTATTTTAAGACAAGGAAACAGATGGAAGAAAACTTCCGGGAATTACCAGAGGCACTCTCTAATACCGTGAAGATTTCTGATAGATGCAATGTTGAGCTTAACTTCCATGAGATGCACTTGCCAAGATTTGTTGTCGATGAGAAATCACCTTGTTATAAACCCGGTATCACGAATCCGGAGTTTTTGAGAGAAATTTGTAGAAGTGGGGCCAGAGAAATATATCAAACGATTAGTCCGGAGATAAATGAAAGACTGGAGCATGAACTTAAGGTAATTGAAGAGACTGGTTTTGTTGATTATTTCCTCATTGTTGGTGACTTTATTGATTTTGCAAACAGGACGCACATCCCGGCAACTGGACGAGGTTCCGGTGCCGGAAGTCTGGTTGCCTATGTACTTGGAATTACCAACGTAGATCCCATAAAGTACGATTTGTTGTTTGAACGATTCCTCAATGCGGAAAGACTCTCAATGCCTGACCTGGATATCGATTTCTGCGCAGAGGGGAGGGAGAAGGTTATTCAATACGTACGACAGAAATATGGAGGTGACAGTAATGTCGCACAGATTATCACCTTTGGCAGGATGAAGGCGAAGGGTGTTATCCGGGACGTCGGCAGAGTGATGAATATACCGCTGTTTGTTGTTGATAAGGTGGCGAAATTGATTCCCCCTACTCTGGGTATCAGCTTGAAGGATGCATTAAAACAAGAGCCGGAGCTGAAGGCCTTATACGAAAATGATAAACAGATCAAGGAGCTGTTTGACATCTCTGCAAAGCTTGAAGGATTGAGCCGTCACGCCTCCACCCATGCGGCAGGGGTAGTTGTTTCTGATGAACCATTGACAAATTATATTCCTCTGGCAAAGAACAAGGATACCGTAATAACACAATTTGATGGCGAAACACTTGTTGAAAAGATTGGTCTGTTAAAGGCAGATTTTCTTGGAGTGCGGAAGTTCACCGTTATTGACAAGGCAACGAAACTGATAAAGGCAACAACCGGTAAGGAAATTGATGTGAGCAAAATTCCCCTGGATGACAGGAAAACATATACATTGCTGTCTCTGGGTGATGTCAAGGGGGTGTTCCAGGTAGAGACAAGCAGCGGTTTCAGAGATCTGTTACTGAAGCTTAAACCTGACAAATTTGAGGATATTCTCCCTCTCGTTGCCTTATACCGGCCCGGGCCATTACAGAGCGGGATGGTGGATACATTTATCAATTGCCGTCATGGCAGAGAAGAGGTTTCCTATCTTCACCCAAAACTGGAACCGTTGCTTAAAGAAACGTACGGGTTGATTGTGTACCAGGAACAGGTGATGCGTATTGCAAACAGGTTGGGAGGCTTTTCCTTGAATGAGGCTGATAATCTGAGAAAGGCAATGGGGAAGAAAAAGCCTGAGGTCATGGCAAAATTCAAAAATCAGTTTATCGAGGGGGCTGTACACAGAGAGATATCAAAAGAGGTAGCAGTGAAAATATTCGAGTTGATGGAGTATTTTGCTGGTTATGGTTTTAATAAATCTCACTCAGCCGCTTATGCAATGATCTGCTATCAAACTGCTTATTTGAAGGCGAATTTCCCGACCCAGTATATGGCTGCACAGATGACGTGTGAGAAACAGAATAATGATAAGATTGTGGATTACATGAATGAATGCCGTCGGATGGGTATTGAGGTGTTGCCTCCATCGATAAATGAGAGCTATTCAGACTTTACCATGATATCGGAAAACAGGATACTGTGCGGCCTGGGAGTTATAAAGAATGTAGGCGAGAAGGCAATAGAATCCATAATTTCCGCCAGGAAGATGGACGGCAAATTCACTTCGATATATGACTTCTGTGAACGCATAGACTTGCGACTGGTAAATAAGCAGGTGATTGAAAGTCTCGTTAAGGCAGGCTGTTTTTCTGAATTGCCAGGACATGGGGCTCAGTTTCTGGAAGGCATCGAGACCTTATTGCAGCTGGGGAATAGATTAAACAGGGACCGTCGTATGGGACAGATGACACTCTTTGGTAACATGGGTGACGATATGGGTTCAGGTGAGTATCATCATCTGCCAGAAATCGAAAGATGGTCTGAAAAGGAGTTATTGAAGGCAGAAAAGGATGCGTTAGGTTTTTATGTTACTTCTCACCCGTTAAAGAGATATGAAGCTTTAATAAAAAAACATTCGAATACTTCTACGGGAATTCTTCCGGAATTATCAGACGGTGCGGAAATCTTTTTGGGAGGAGTACTTGAAAGTATAAAGATTACGACTACAAAAAAAGGTGCTCCGATTGCCTATTTTGCGATTGAGGATGGAGAAGGAGTTGTGAAGTGTGTGCTCTTTAAGGATAATCTGGCAACCCAGAAAGATCTTCTCCAGACTGATGAAGTAGTTTTTATTAAAGGCAACGTAAGCTTCAGAGACACTGAACCTTCTATCAGAGTTACAAGCATTGTCCTTGCAAAAGAGCTGGAGAAGTCGGCAAAAAGGGGTACTTCTCAGGATGCAACAATCACCCTGAACTACTCACAAATTAATGACAACCTTCTCTATCGGTTAAAGGATATTTTGTTGGAAAATAACGGGGAGTGCCCGGTTTACATAGAATTTGAGATCCCGAGCAAAGAAGTGGTGAAGATAAAGACTTCAGAAAAATATTTTGTATCATTGACAGATAAAGTTCGTACACAATTAAGCGATCTTATCGGAGCGGGATGCTTGGTCAGCTAA
- a CDS encoding DUF4926 domain-containing protein yields MEYKLFNEIVLTKDIPEKRLKKGDVATIVDHHPVSNGEDGYSLEVFDVLGNTIAVITLPESAIEPLTENEIFNVRSLEVA; encoded by the coding sequence GTGGAATATAAATTATTTAATGAAATCGTTCTGACAAAAGATATTCCTGAAAAAAGATTAAAAAAGGGAGACGTTGCAACTATCGTGGATCATCATCCCGTCTCAAATGGTGAAGATGGTTATTCATTGGAAGTATTCGATGTACTTGGAAACACAATAGCCGTTATAACTCTACCTGAATCGGCAATTGAACCGTTAACCGAAAATGAAATATTCAATGTTCGTTCTCTGGAAGTTGCTTAA